The genomic segment ACAAAGAGTTGATCCTCCGCGTATTGTCAATGTACTCTGATCCTGAACAAAGAGAACAAGAAATCAAAAACATCTCTTCTGTATACAAGACTTTGGCTGAAGAAATCCTTCCGCAACTGCGTCGTTCTCGTTTGACTTTGAACTATGACGTAATTGGTAAGTCTGACGAAGAAATCGCAGCTTTGGCTGACAGCGATGCTAAGCAACTGAACATTGAAGAGCTGCTGTATGCAACTACTTTGACTAACGATCCTGCTAAGCAAGAAGCTATCTTCACTAAAGCTACTCAGATCTATCCGAATGACTATCGTGCATACAACAACCTCGGTAAGTTGGCTTATCAAGCCGGTAATCTTGACAAGGCTGAAGGATACTTCAAGAAATCTTTGTCTATCAAGGATTCTGCTGAAGCTAACATGAACATGGGTCTCATCGCTTTAACTAAGGGTGACAAAGCTGCTGCTGAATCTTACCTGGGTAAAGCTTCCGGCGCTAAAGAATTGAACGAAGCTCTGGGTAACCTGTATGTAGCTCAAGGTCAGTACGACAGAGCTGTAAACGCTTTCGGTGACACTAAGACTAACAGTGCAGCTTTGGCACAAATCCTGGCTAAGGACTATAACAAAGCTAAGAGCACATTGTCAAGCATTGCAAAACCGGACGCTTACACTGACTACCTGATGGCTGTTGTAGGTGCAAGAACCAACAACACTTCTATGGTAACTGAAAACCTGAAGAAAGCTGTTGCTAAAGATTCTTCATTAGCTAAGAAAGCTGCTTCTGATTTGGAATTCTCCAAATATTTCACGAATGCAGATTTTATGAATATCATCAAGTAATAAAGATTATAAGATGAAAAGAGATGCCCGGCATAGAAATATGTCGGGCATTTTTTTTTATTCACACCAAAAAGAACTACTTTCGCAGCAGTGTATCAGAAGAAGAAATCCATATGAAGAATAGTTATTTTGTATATTTCCTACTTATTATACTGTCTGCCTGTAATGACAAAAAATCCGGTACAGCCAGCCTAAACGGGGAAATCAAAGGATTGGGCAATGACACCATATATATATATGGAGTGGATGAGATGTATGACCGTATGGATACGCTACTTGTTGAAAACGACAAATTTTCAAAAACAGTCTCTTTAGATACTTTGATAGCTGCCCGGCTACTGTTCAGCGACGGCACTCAATATCCTTTCTTCATGGATGAAGGCAATAAAATACAAATTAAAGGCTCTGCCGCAGAGCTCAACAGTCTGGAGATAAGCGGAAATACTCCCAATGAAGAATTCAGTGCTTTTCAAAAAGAGCTCAAAGGATTAGGAACACCTTCTGAAAAGGTATTAGAGGACAAAGCCGGTAAGTTCATCAATGAACATCATTCCTCCTTAGTCAGCATCTACCTGCTGGATAAATACTTCGTGCAAAAAGAAAAGCCGGATTATGCCCAAATCAAAAAGCTGACCGAGCATATGACAGGAGAGCTGAAAGACCGTCCCTATATTGATGAGTTGCTCAACCATATTCAGGAAGAAGAGAAAGCAGCCATTGGAAAAACAGCTCCCTACTTCCGTATTCCCAACCCTAAGGGCAAACAGATAAACCGTTCGAACTTCAAAGACCAATATTTATTGATACACTTTTGGGCTTCTTGGGATACGGTGAGCCGGGATAGCAATGCCGTCTACCGTAGAATCTACAAACAAGAACGAAAAAACAAGAAGTTTGCTCTTTTAGGAGTTTCTTTGGACATGAATAAAGACACTTGGCAAAAAGCAATCAAAGCAGATACTTTGGAGTGGGAACAAGTATGTGATTTTTCCGGCTGGAACGCAGAAATCGTAAAACAGCTTGCCATAAAAACCTTGCCTGCCAACATTCTGCTTAATCCTTTCGGCAAAATTGAAGGTAAAGACATGACAGAAGAAGCTATCAAAAAGAAACTGAAAGAGATAGAAAATACAGAGAAAGAAAAGCAGCAGAACAAGTCCAAAAAATAAATATAGCTTTTCCGCCCATTATTAATAATTTATAACTCATAATTTAACCTCGTGCTCATTAAAGTATTCGGAGCGGCTGTTCAAGGTATTGATGCAACCCTCATCACTATCGAAGTCAACAGTTCCAGAGGCTGTATGTTCTATCTTGTAGGTCTGCCAGATTCTGCCGTCAAGGAAAGTCACCAACGCATCATCTCTGCACTACAAGTAAATGGCTATCGGATGCCGACAAGCAATATTGTCATCAACATGGCTCCGGCAGATATCCGCAAAGAAGGTTCCGCTTATGACTTACCATTGGCTATCGGCATGTTAGGCGCCAGTGAAGTTATCCGCCCAGACAAGCTCAACCGCTATCTCTTAATGGGAGAGCTTAGTTTGGACGGCAGTCTGCAACCCATCAAGGGAGCATTACCCATTGCCATAAAAGCAAGAGAGCTTGGCTTTGAAGGCATTATCATTCCCAAGCAGAATACGCGGGAAGCCGCTGTGGTGAATAACCTGAAAGTTTATGGAGCCGGAAACCTGAAAGAAGTCATTGAATTCTTTAATGACAAACAGGAGCTGGAGTTAGTCCATGTTGACACCCGCAAAGAGTTCTACACCCAGCAGAACAGTTTCGACTTGGATTTCTCCGACGTAAAAGGGCAGGAAAACGTAAAACGCGCATTGGAAGTAGCAGCCGCAGGCGGGCACAACATTATGTTAGTAGGCGCTCCCGGCAGCGGAAAGTCCATGCTTGCAAAACGCCTTCCCTCCATTCTTCCACCACTATCATTAGGAGAAAGCCTTGAAACAACCAAGATACATTCCGTTGCAGGAAAACTGGGGCAGGGGAGCGGACTAATCTCTAAGCGCCCATTCCGCGACCCACACCATACAATCTCTACCACAGCCATGACAGGAGGCGGAAGCTTTCCGCAGCCGGGAGAGATAAGCCTGGCACATAACGGCGTTTTGTTTCTTGACGAGCTGCCGGAGTTTAATCGGAATGTACTTGAAGTATTACGCCAGCCTCTGGAGGATCGGAAAATCACAATCTCACGCGTGAAATGCAATGTAGAGTTTCCCACAAGTTTTACCCTCGTAGCATCCATGAACCCTTGCCCTTGCGGATACTACAACCATCCTACCAAAGCCTGCGTATGCAGTCCGGGACAAGTACAGAAATATCTGAATCGCATTTCGGGACCCTTACTCGACCGTATCGACCTGCAAATCGAAGTCATTCCCGTCCCATTTGAAAAAATGTCGGATTCCCGTCCGGGAGAATCAAGCGCCGATATTCGTGAACGTGTAGTGC from the Bacteroides eggerthii genome contains:
- a CDS encoding YifB family Mg chelatase-like AAA ATPase gives rise to the protein MLIKVFGAAVQGIDATLITIEVNSSRGCMFYLVGLPDSAVKESHQRIISALQVNGYRMPTSNIVINMAPADIRKEGSAYDLPLAIGMLGASEVIRPDKLNRYLLMGELSLDGSLQPIKGALPIAIKARELGFEGIIIPKQNTREAAVVNNLKVYGAGNLKEVIEFFNDKQELELVHVDTRKEFYTQQNSFDLDFSDVKGQENVKRALEVAAAGGHNIMLVGAPGSGKSMLAKRLPSILPPLSLGESLETTKIHSVAGKLGQGSGLISKRPFRDPHHTISTTAMTGGGSFPQPGEISLAHNGVLFLDELPEFNRNVLEVLRQPLEDRKITISRVKCNVEFPTSFTLVASMNPCPCGYYNHPTKACVCSPGQVQKYLNRISGPLLDRIDLQIEVIPVPFEKMSDSRPGESSADIRERVVRARQIQSERYTGVPGVYCNAQMNSRLLACYARPDDKGLALLKNAMNRFNLSARAYDRILKVSRTIADLEGCESIQTSHLAEAIGYRNLDREDWAG
- a CDS encoding TlpA disulfide reductase family protein; translated protein: MKNSYFVYFLLIILSACNDKKSGTASLNGEIKGLGNDTIYIYGVDEMYDRMDTLLVENDKFSKTVSLDTLIAARLLFSDGTQYPFFMDEGNKIQIKGSAAELNSLEISGNTPNEEFSAFQKELKGLGTPSEKVLEDKAGKFINEHHSSLVSIYLLDKYFVQKEKPDYAQIKKLTEHMTGELKDRPYIDELLNHIQEEEKAAIGKTAPYFRIPNPKGKQINRSNFKDQYLLIHFWASWDTVSRDSNAVYRRIYKQERKNKKFALLGVSLDMNKDTWQKAIKADTLEWEQVCDFSGWNAEIVKQLAIKTLPANILLNPFGKIEGKDMTEEAIKKKLKEIENTEKEKQQNKSKK